From the Fulvia fulva chromosome 2, complete sequence genome, one window contains:
- a CDS encoding Transmembrane GTPase fzo1 — MSSNNPFQNGHAGPSSSSSGSGSSATRSTGRPQYMTVGSGSTSESAARLQAILDEDSGYGGSITGDDTTENVWHPGPTSDRFTPEHTPVRPGETNPASEHERKALASHVHQLYYNQNRTALGRAINQTVETLKKLQEMNAKWPAHYPTVQRPPSPPPAKATVRPGLSHTRTTRDLDDVVPTPRPGLPRRAGMSVGEHQFGEAEEDAAQQEPKVPEPRLVTPQLAQDFSVLKIELKMEGLAQSDIVHSLEKQSVAALLDNQINKGIRHLFALRERIEDTSSKVLVTGDLNAGKSTFCNALLRRKILPEDQQPCTSIFCEVLDCRENGSVEEVHAIPHGIVYNRNDESTYSVFALKQLEDIVIDSDRWSMCKIYIKDVRAVDQSLLNNGVVDIALIDAPGLNNDSLKTTAVFARQEEIDVVVFVVSAANHFTLSAKEFIFNAAREKAYMFMVVNGYDQIRDKNRCQEMILKQVAHLSPATFKESSELVHFVSSNAIPVAPAPDGPPGGSGGEGGSGSYSENGFDQPGKDNGDDEPSGRHGEPGADPRKKGKGKEKEAQDDFNELEASLRRFVLEKRARSKLAPAKTYLMNVLGDLGTLAGVNKDVAQNELDRVTEELRQLEPVFEKSKKARTEADESIATSIEETANDVYALTRSTLTDSISRIAESDLGVEYPGLLGASSYADDIKAAMLNQITETVRWCEERGREKTVQGVSGIKSLGFLHLGDQYTDLTFRSEKMFKSRRDALARQVDFDAEIWDFFDLANIWERQEKLAGSSMAVTLAGVVGTRMIGGAGWLDGALTATRVVGTNNLRRLFLPGLILAVTLGVSYVVSQIPQSLPRRLATKLSAQLGQIDYTHSNAQRVSSEVRRALKYPADKLREGLQRNMEHLQEQKKETDKVRVESEVARKYFGNLVRESNDIRSRVQRVDLEGPAPGIAASYDM, encoded by the exons ATGAGTTCAAACAATCCCTTCCAGAATGGCCACGCTGGCcccagcagcagcagcagcggTAGCGGGTCTTCCGCCACACGATCCACCGGTCGACCGCAGTACATGACAGTCGGCTCAGGTTCGACGTCGGAAAGCGCAGCGCGGCTGCAGGCGATACTGGACGAGGACTCAGGCTACGGAGGAAGCATCACGGGCGATGACACGACGGAGAATGTCTGGCACCCTGGTCCAACCTCAGATCGATTCACACCCGAGCACACTCCAGTCAGGCCGGGGGAAACAAACCCTGCTTCGGAGCATGAGCGCAAAGCACTCGCGAGCCATGTGCATCAGCTCTACTACAACCAGAACCGGACAGCGCTGGGGCGGGCGATCAACCAGACGGTGGAGACGCTGAAGAAGCTGCAGGAGATGAATGCGAAATGGCCGGCGCATTACCCTACAGTACAGCGACCACCCTCTCCGCCGCCTGCGAAAGCGACCGTACGACCGGGACTTTCGCACACTCGCACAACCCGAGACCTGGATGATGTGGTGCCCACGCCCAGACCTGGACTACCCAGGAGAGCTGGCATGTCTGTCGGCGAGCATCAATTTGGCGAAGCCGAGGAGGATGCTGCGCAACAGGAACCAAAAGTGCCGGAACCACGTTTAGTGACGCCACAGCTGGCACAGGACTTCTCTGTGCTGAAGATCGAGCTGAAGATGGAGGGTCTTGCACAATCCGATATTGTCCATTCGCTCGAAAAGCAATCTGTGGCAGCGCTATTGGACAACCAGATCAACAAGGGCATACGGCATCTGTTTGCGCTGAGAGAGCGAATTGAGGATACTTCGAGTAAGGTGCTTGTGACTGGAGACTTGAATGCCGGGAAATCGACGTTTTGTAACGCGTTGCTGCGACGGAAAATACTGCCGGAGGACCAACAGCCATGCACGAGTATCTTCTGCGAGGTTCTGGACTGCCGCGAGAATGGAAGTGTAGAGGAGGTCCACGCAATCCCACACGGAATCGTCTACAACCGCAACGACGAAAGCACATACAGCGTCTTCGCACTCAAGCAGCTGGAGGACATTGTTATTGACAGCGACCGATGGTCAATGTGCAAGATTTACATCAAGGATGTTCGAGCAGTTGACCAATCACTACTCAACAACGGCGTTGTCGACATTGCGCTGATTGATGCGCCAGGCTTGAACAACGACTCGCTGAAGACCACCGCCGTCTTTGCTCGCCAAGAGGAAATCGACGTCGTGGTGTTTGTTGTGTCAGCCGCCAATCACTTCACTCTATCTGCAAAGGAGTTTATCTTCAACGCAGCACGAGAAAAGGCGTACATGTTCATGGTCGTGAATGGCTATGATCAAATCCGGGACAAGAATCGCTGCCAGGAAATGATTCTCAAGCAGGTCGCACACCTCAGTCCTGCCACTTTCAAGGAATCCTCCGAGCTTGTGCACTTTGTCTCAAGTAATGCAATCCCAGTGGCACCAGCTCCGGACGGGCCACCAGGAGGTTCTGGAGGTGAAGGGGGTTCTGGATCGTACTCTGAGAACGGGTTTGATCAGCCAGGCAAAGACAATGGCGACGATGAGCCCAGTGGTAGGCACGGTGAGCCCGGCGCTGATCCTAGGAAAAAAGGCAAAGGCAAGGAGAAGGAAGCCCAAGACGACTTCAACGAACTGGAAGCATCGCTACGGCGTTTCGTGCTCGAAAAGCGTGCTCGCTCGAAGCTTGCGCCCGCAAAGACATATCTGATGAATGTATTGGGCGATCTGGGTACACTCGCGGGCGTCAACAAGGACGTTGCTCAGAACGAGCTTGATCGAGTCACTGAGGAGCTCCGTCAGCTGGAGCCAGTCTTCGAAAAGTCCAAGAAGGCCCGCACCGAAGCCGACGAGAGCATTGCAACGAGCATCGAAGAGACCGCAAATGACGTCTACGCTTTGACACGAAGCACCCTCACGGACTCAATCTCGCGGATAGCAGAAAGCGATCTGGGCGTGGAATACCCTGGACTTCTGGGCGCATCCAGCTACGCCGATGACATCAAGGCTGCAATGCTCAACCAAATCACAGAGACGGTCAGGTGGTGCGAGGAGCGTGGCCGTGAGAAGACTGTACAAGGCGTCAGTGGTATCAAGTCATTAGGATTTTTGCATCTTGGCGATCAGTACACGGACCTGACTTTCAGATCGGAGAAGATGTTCAAGAGCCGACGAGACGCGCTTGCCCGGCAAGTCGATTTCGATGCTGAGATCTGGGACTTCTTCGACCTTGCAAATATCTGGGAGCGACAAGAGAAGCTTGCGGGCAGTAGTATGGCCGTCACGCTAGCAGGTGTGGTCGGGACTAGGATGATCGGTGGTGCTGGCTGGCTCGATGGTGCTCTGACTGCAACGAGAGTCGTGGGCACGAACAACCTGAGGAGATTGTTCCTTCCAGGCTTGATCCTGGCTG TGACATTGGGTGTCTCGTATGTCGTCTCACAGATCCCTCAGTCACTTCCACGACGTCTGGCGACAAAGCTGTCCGCCCAGCTGGGCCAGATCGACTACACACATTCGAATGCACAACGAGTCAGCTCAGAAGTGCGAAGAGCGCTCAAGTATCCTGCGGACAAGCTTCGTGAGGGCTTACAGCGTAATATGGAGCATCTTCAAGAGCAAAAGAAGGAGACCGACAAGGTCCGAGTCGAAAGCGAAGTCGCGAGGAAATACTTCGGTAACCTCGTGCGTGAAAGCAACGACATTCGCAGCAGAGTGCAGAGGGTTGACCTAGAAGGTCCTGCGCCTGGTATTGCTGCCAGCTATGATATGTAA
- a CDS encoding putative vacuolar amino acid transporter, with amino-acid sequence MSWLSTSGFEPALPAHCAPQNDFLLRFSSTFHTCVPTPLAFLSNSLGTLSIISWLFAQIPQIYKNYAIQSTSGLSIGFLVVWCLGDISNLLGALFTHQASWQVTIGAYYVFVDLCLVGQWVWYERLRHGRPVFRVWNRTNAGRDDDFEGAKGAMEQVVIEGADASTRQQAHTRPRIIFRTPTFQREPEKSSYSNTPNGNTIYRVGASSSPMPSPSPRTMLFLACLVAIAQASPIKTDSPPSTLGTTPTPLETAGTILSWCSTLLYLGSRLPQLFKNYRLKSTAGLSPHLFIAAFMGNLFYSSALATNPNAWSDFSSYGGGGWAGPEGNDRAKWVLAAAPFFLGAFGVLGLDGSVGVQFLMYGEEKEAFVVEEEGGASRWRRVSGWMRGWVPGSFGVVKTVEGQALLDDGERNRGYGAA; translated from the exons ATGTCATGGCTCTCGACATCCGGCTTCGAGCCAGCTTTACCGGCTCATTGCGCACCGCAAAATGACTTCCTATTACGCTTTAGCAGTACTTTCCATACCTGTGTGCCGACGCCGCTGGCATTTTTGTCAAATTCTCTGGGTACGCTGAGCATAATATCCTGGCTGTTCGCACAAATACCGCAAATCTACAAGAACTATGCGATACAGTCGACCTCGGGACTCTCAATCGGCTTCCTGGTGGTATGGTGCCTCGGCGATATTAGCAATCTGCTCGGAGCGCTGTTCACCCACCAAGCTTCATGGCAGGTCACTATTGGGGCCTACTATGTGTTCGTTGATCTCTGCTTGGTCGGGCAATGGGTGTGGTATGAAAGACTTCGACATGGACGACCTGTGTTCAGAGTATGGAACAGAACAAATGCAGGACGAGACGATGATTTTGAGGGAGCAAAAGGCGCAATGGAGCAAGTCGTGATCGAAG GTGCAGACGCTTCGACCAGGCAACAAGCCCATACGAGACCGCGAATCATCTTTCGAACACCGACCTTTCAACGCGAGCCCGAGAAGTCAAGCTATTCCAACACACCCAACGGCAATACCATCTATCGCGTCGGAGCTTCCTCCTCTCCAATGCCCTCGCCCTCTCCGCGGACGATGCTCTTCCTCGCCTGCCTCGTAGCGATAGCCCAAGCCTCACCCATCAAGACAGACTCTCCCCCTTCAACCCTTGGCACGACTCCCACACCCCTCGAGACGGCCGGCACGATCCTCTCCTGGTGCTCGACCCTCCTCTACCTTGGCTCTCGTCTCCCACAGCTCTTCAAGAACTACCGACTCAAATCCACCGCCGGTCTCTCACCCCATCTCTTCATCGCAGCGTTCATGGGGAATCTTTTCTACTCTTCCGCACTCGCCACCAATCCCAACGCCTGGAGCGATTTTAGTTCCTACGGTGGAGGAGGTTGGGCAGGACCAGAGGGCAATGATCGGGCCAAATGGGTCTTGGCAGCGGCGCCATTCTTTCTGGGAGCATTTGGAGTGCTGGGACTTGATGGGAGCGTAGGTGTGCAATTCTTGATGTATGGAGAGGAGAAGGAGGCGTTTGTAGTTGAGGAGGAGGGTGGGGCGAGTAGATGGAGGAGAGTCAGTGGATGGATGAGAGGATGGGTACCGGGGAGTTTTGGGGTTGTTAAGACGGTGGAGGGGCAGGCGTTGTTGGACGATGGGGAGAGGAATAGAGGGTATGGTGCGGCATGA
- a CDS encoding Ligninase LG3 — MAVSRVLHRRRCRPNDLIQVAGSLGVIACPGGRIGRVLVGRTVTDVAAPDGLMPHAFGAGSDHNTLFQLFVDKGFTARDLAALIGAHSTSITNFQTQNGIPAGTPQDSTPGQWDVAYYNETYFPPPGIARFDSDINLSLNETTRGVGRQFRSFVGNQGAWGASFASAWQTLTLLGVPSSANTHSTPKMPIPGLGDRKAMEGERVARLAAARKRERSISPPARSPRKTPKLEESTVDMASGAKLKMFSEAVQRDQQSCKGDTANAANERMKAPSSSSIAKADKPTESLPAGAVKYPRGVIKKTWAFGHERDGNDIKLEEVLEPSSVRTAVLSAFQWDTKWVLSKLKTPLNGGSTKCVFVMQAKTPDERTRYREWASGSEAFLRICLPPMDGVIFCMHSKLMLLFHERKLRVAIPSANLLNFDWGETGQMENSVFIIDLPRLPKDASQKIEDLTFFGQELMFFVEMQGLDRDVREGVLGFDFSATEEMAFIHTVGGMNYERNGADRTGLLGLSRAVRHLNLATDPNELEIDFAASSIGQLNDSQLQDLHSAAAGQDLIAQAAEAKWKAASNFFAKKSSFNSSASSSSKRDIKDKLRVYFPTRETVQASTAGAAGTICLQRKYFEGKTFPRAIFRDYKSTRKGLLSHNKIMCARSKTLAWVYHGSANMSKSAWGEIPKDRKEKRITCRNWECGVLLPVPKELLPEKAKARQRHTDGGEDSETDSDGEELQVSGKEVDAAQLVGMSVFSSVIALPFEVPGDAYSGREPWYFTEKH; from the exons ATGGCGGTCTCTAGGGTGTTACACAGACGACGCTGCCGCCCGAATGATCTGATCCAAGTAGCCGGCAGTCTCGGTGTCATCGCCTGCCCGGGCGGTCGGATTGGTCGAGTTCTGGTTGGACGAACGGTCACAGACGTGGCAGCACCCGATGGCCTCATGCCGCACGCCTTTGGAGCCGGCTCAGACCACAACACTCTGTTCCAGCTCTTCGTCGACAAAGGCTTCACAGCTCGTGATCTCGCCGCGCTGATCGGAGCGCACAGCACCTCAATCACAAACTTCCAGACACAAAACGGCATCCCAGCTGGCACGCCGCAAGACAGTACACCGGGACAGTGGGATGTGGCTTACTACAATGAGACGTACTTCCCACCGCCTGGCATAGCACGCTTTGACAGCGATATCAATTTGAGTTTGAATGAGACCACGAGGGGCGTTGGAAGGCAGTTTCGGAGCTTTGTGGGAAATCAGGGTGCCTGGGGTGCAAGTTTTGCGAGTGCGTGGCAGACGCTGACTCTACTGGGTGTGCCAAGTAGT GCAAATACTCACAGCACCCCAAAAATGCCGATTCCCGGGCTTGGAGACAGGAAAGCGATGGAGGGAGAGCGCGTTGCTCGCCTCGCCGCTGCCCGGAAACGTGAGAGGTCAATATCACCACCAGCGCGAAGCCCGCGAAAGACGCCTAAGCTTGAGGAGAGCACAGTCGACATGGCGAGCGGAGCCAAGTTGAAGATGTTCTCGGAGGCTGTCCAGAGAGATCAG CAAAGCTGCAAAGGAGACACAGCCAATGCAGCGAATGAGCGCATGAAAGCACCCTCGTCTTCATCCATCGCCAAAGCAGACAAGCCAACCGAATCGCTGCCCGCGGGTGCTGTAAAGTACCCTCGTGGCGTGATCAAGAAGACGTGGGCCTTCGGTCACGAGCGAGATGGCAACGACATCAAGCTTGAAGAGGTACTGGAGCCATCATCGGTGCGAACAGCAGTGCTATCAGCATTTCAGTGGGACACGAAATGGGTCCTGTCCAAGCTGAAAACGCCTCTCAACGGCGGCAGCACAAAATGTGTCTTCGTAATGCAAGCCAAGACTCCAGACGAGCGTACGCGATACAGAGAGTGGGCAAGCGGCTCAGAAGCGTTTCTACGGATTTGTCTACCACCTATGGATGGAGTCATCTTCTGCATGCATTCCAAGCTAATGCTTCTATTTCACGAACGCAAGCTGAGGGTAGCAATACCTTCAGCCAACCTCCTGAACTTCGACTGGGGCGAAACAGGCCAGATGGAGAATAGCGTGTTCATCATTGACTTGCCACGACTGCCAAAAGACGCGAGCCAGAAGATAGAAGATCTTACATTTTTCGGACAGGAGCTGATGTTCTTTGTCGAAATGCAAGGCCTCGACAGGGACGTGCGCGAAGGTGTGCTTGGCTTCGACTTTAGCGCTACCGAGGAGATGGCCTTCATACATACCGTGGGTGGAATGAACTACGAACGCAATGGAGCAGATAGGACGGGTCTCCTCGGCCTCAGTCGAGCTGTCAGACATCTTAATCTGGCCACCGATCCAAACGAGCTCGAGATCGACTTCGCCGCGTCGTCGATCGGCCAGTTGAATGACTCTCAATTACAAGACCTACACTCTGCGGCAGCAGGGCAGGACCTCATTGCTCAAGCTGCTGAGGCCAAGTGGAAGGCAGCTTCAAACTTCTTCGCAAAGAAATCATCATTCAACTCAAGCGCCAGCAGCTCATCCAAGAGAGACATCAAGGACAAGCTGCGCGTGTACTTCCCGACGAGAGAGACAGTCCAGGCATCTACTGCTGGTGCAGCAGGCACCATCTGCTTACAGCGAAAGTACTTCGAAGGCAAGACGTTTCCGCGCGCGATCTTCAGGGACTACAAATCGACGCGCAAGGGCCTTCTGAGCCACAACAAGATCATGTGCGCGCGTAGCAAGACTCTGGCTTGGGTCTATCACGGCTCGGCGAATATGTCAAAGTCGGCATGGGGCGAGATTCCAAAGGACCGTAAGGAGAAGCGCATCACCTGTCGTAATTGGGAATGCGGAGTCCTCTTGCCTGTTCCCAAGGAGCTCCTGCCAGAGAAGGCGAAGGCGAGACAACGTCATACGGATGGTGGGGAGGATAGTGAGACGGATAGTGATGGCGAGGAGCTGCAAGTGAGTGGCAAGGAGGTGGATGCTGCTCAGCTGGTGGGCATGAGCGTGTTCAGCAGCGTGATCGCTCTGCCCTTCGAAGTACCCGGAGATGCCTATAGTGGTAGGGAACCATGGTACTTCACCGAGAAGCACTGA